One Dissulfuribacter thermophilus genomic region harbors:
- a CDS encoding cytochrome c3 family protein, protein MKLKKTILTLAGITVSAVFMTSHPVTAKDIPETIDINVQARCQRIKGLPKDLKAVNGFSHRDHALNYLKGNSKYSPRPYKDDFTCVACHVGASDEKAIMGSDACKGLEDAFSSVGGPKKFKKFYHETCAGCHKAMKRDGKETGPTSCRGCHAKKTLGG, encoded by the coding sequence ATGAAACTCAAAAAAACAATTCTTACACTGGCTGGAATTACGGTTTCAGCGGTGTTTATGACTAGTCACCCTGTAACTGCAAAAGACATCCCTGAGACCATAGATATCAATGTTCAGGCCAGGTGTCAGAGGATTAAGGGGCTCCCAAAGGACTTGAAAGCAGTGAATGGCTTTAGCCATAGAGATCACGCCCTTAACTACCTCAAGGGAAATTCAAAGTATTCTCCAAGGCCTTATAAGGATGACTTTACCTGTGTTGCTTGCCACGTTGGGGCATCGGATGAAAAGGCGATCATGGGCTCAGATGCCTGTAAAGGACTTGAAGATGCCTTTTCCAGTGTAGGAGGGCCTAAAAAGTTCAAGAAATTTTATCATGAGACCTGCGCTGGATGCCATAAGGCTATGAAAAGGGATGGAAAAGAAACTGGCCCCACCTCTTGCAGGGGCTGTCATGCAAAAAAAACACTAGGCGGATAG